Proteins from one Congzhengia minquanensis genomic window:
- the mreC gene encoding rod shape-determining protein MreC: MKKREKKRLIVVLVLTALIFVFMGVSYSLTSAGRANPLSSAAQFIFSPVQSVFSKAGRSVGGFFEALSNVYTYREENERLKTEIDVLKQETRSIESLKQENERLRELLNFKETSTEYDMVGCEVIAKDAGNWFGTFKVDKGTSSGIQKDDVAVLRRALVGKVTEVGDNWAEITSIIEPESSVGALVTRTQDIAIAEGDLGLKDKGKLKLSFIADSAGLVAGDSIETSGIGGVYPKGLLIGTVSEILTDSAKNTNYAVVDTEVDFERIREVMVIKSKQ, encoded by the coding sequence ATGAAAAAGCGTGAAAAAAAACGGTTGATTGTTGTTTTGGTTCTGACGGCGCTGATATTCGTATTTATGGGCGTGTCCTATTCGCTGACCAGCGCGGGGAGGGCCAATCCGCTAAGCAGCGCCGCGCAGTTTATTTTCAGCCCGGTGCAAAGCGTGTTCTCCAAAGCGGGCAGAAGCGTCGGCGGTTTTTTTGAAGCGCTTTCAAATGTTTATACCTACAGGGAAGAAAACGAACGGTTAAAAACAGAAATAGATGTGTTAAAACAGGAAACCCGGTCGATTGAGTCGTTAAAACAGGAAAACGAGCGGCTGCGGGAACTTTTGAATTTTAAGGAAACCAGCACGGAATATGATATGGTGGGCTGTGAGGTCATTGCCAAAGACGCAGGAAACTGGTTTGGTACCTTTAAGGTGGATAAGGGCACAAGCAGCGGCATTCAAAAAGACGACGTGGCGGTGCTGCGCCGGGCGCTGGTGGGCAAGGTGACAGAGGTGGGCGACAACTGGGCGGAAATTACTTCCATTATCGAGCCGGAAAGCTCTGTGGGCGCCTTAGTGACAAGAACGCAGGACATTGCCATTGCAGAAGGGGATTTGGGCCTAAAGGACAAAGGCAAGCTAAAGCTTTCGTTCATTGCCGACAGCGCCGGGCTGGTTGCCGGCGACTCCATAGAAACCTCAGGCATTGGGGGCGTTTATCCGAAAGGGTTATTAATTGGAACCGTCAGCGAAATTTTAACGGACAGCGCCAAAAACACCAACTATGCGGTTGTAGATACAGAAGTGGATTTTGAGCGGATCCGTGAGGTAATGGTAATTAAATCGAAACAGTAA
- the mreD gene encoding rod shape-determining protein MreD — protein MRVLNRFQPKTDFMGSAVQYLLAVVFVLFLIVVQTTIVHAAAVFHVVPGLVFVFCMCYSIKKGGLPAVVLSAACGFLLDMLNGRPQGLDALLYLYISLGCVTLHDCLYNKSLKVLTAGVLAASVVYGAATFGLNFLLWGETRIGFAFTHKIIPEALYNCIVTPILYPFVCKCSVSKDSRRSVCRE, from the coding sequence ATGAGGGTTTTAAACAGGTTTCAACCGAAAACAGATTTTATGGGCAGCGCGGTGCAATATCTGCTCGCCGTCGTTTTCGTTTTGTTTTTAATCGTCGTTCAAACCACCATTGTCCATGCCGCCGCGGTGTTTCATGTAGTTCCGGGACTTGTTTTTGTGTTTTGCATGTGTTACAGTATAAAAAAAGGAGGTCTGCCAGCCGTTGTGCTCAGCGCGGCCTGCGGATTTTTGCTGGATATGCTGAATGGAAGGCCTCAGGGGCTTGACGCACTTTTGTACCTATACATATCGCTGGGGTGCGTTACATTGCATGACTGTCTTTACAACAAGTCCTTAAAGGTGTTAACGGCGGGGGTTCTTGCAGCGTCTGTTGTCTATGGCGCGGCGACATTTGGGCTGAACTTTCTTTTGTGGGGGGAAACGCGGATTGGCTTTGCATTTACCCATAAAATCATTCCCGAGGCGCTGTATAATTGCATTGTTACACCGATTCTATATCCGTTTGTGTGTAAATGCTCGGTAAGCAAAGATTCGAGGAGGAGTGTTTGCCGTGAATAG